One window of Leptotrichia trevisanii DSM 22070 genomic DNA carries:
- a CDS encoding dicarboxylate/amino acid:cation symporter gives MKKIGLVPRLIIAITLGILLGLVLPSPVIRIFVTFSSLFSKYLSFVIPFMIIGFVVTGISDLRQGAGKLLGITTLIAYASTIVAGSLSYLMATNIFPKILNFTSFAAVEHPEKNLLTSYFDIPLAPMFDVTSAIVFAFIMGLSISWLRNNGEGQTTYSLFREFSKIITKLLSTSVIPLLPVYIFGTFMNMTYSGQMFATLSIFLKVFICVIILHILYISALFTFAGGLSGKNPFTCMKNQIPGYFTALGTQSSAATIPINLECARRNGTSPEIREFVVPLCATIHLAGSIITITSCVVTVLMMNNMAYGISTIFPFILVLGVAMVAAPGAPGGAIMSALPFLGMVGIATNSPLASLLIALYITQDSFGTAANVSGDNAIAIIVDWIYHKFIKK, from the coding sequence ATGAAAAAAATCGGACTTGTGCCACGTTTAATTATCGCTATAACACTTGGTATTCTGTTAGGATTAGTTTTACCAAGTCCAGTTATTCGAATTTTTGTGACTTTTTCATCGTTATTTAGTAAATATTTGTCGTTTGTTATTCCATTTATGATAATCGGATTTGTTGTGACAGGAATTTCAGATTTACGTCAAGGAGCGGGAAAATTACTTGGAATTACCACTTTGATAGCCTACGCTTCCACAATTGTTGCAGGAAGTCTGTCTTATCTTATGGCGACTAATATTTTTCCAAAAATTCTTAATTTCACCTCATTTGCGGCAGTAGAACATCCGGAAAAAAATCTTTTAACATCCTATTTTGATATTCCACTTGCCCCAATGTTTGATGTAACTTCGGCAATTGTTTTTGCCTTTATAATGGGACTTTCAATTAGCTGGCTCAGAAACAATGGAGAGGGGCAGACTACCTACAGCCTTTTTCGTGAATTTTCAAAAATAATTACAAAACTGCTTAGCACTTCTGTTATTCCACTACTTCCAGTCTATATTTTTGGAACATTTATGAATATGACTTACAGTGGACAAATGTTTGCAACGCTTTCCATTTTCTTAAAAGTTTTTATTTGTGTAATAATTTTACATATTTTATATATTTCAGCCTTGTTTACATTCGCTGGAGGGCTTTCAGGAAAAAATCCATTTACTTGTATGAAAAATCAGATTCCTGGCTATTTTACAGCACTTGGAACACAATCTTCAGCCGCCACAATTCCAATAAATCTGGAATGTGCAAGACGAAATGGAACATCACCCGAAATACGTGAATTTGTAGTTCCATTATGTGCCACAATTCATCTGGCAGGAAGTATCATTACGATAACAAGCTGTGTCGTTACTGTACTTATGATGAACAATATGGCCTACGGAATTTCCACAATCTTCCCATTTATCCTAGTTTTAGGAGTCGCAATGGTAGCAGCGCCAGGAGCACCGGGAGGAGCAATAATGTCTGCACTTCCTTTTCTGGGAATGGTTGGAATTGCCACAAACAGTCCATTAGCATCATTACTAATCGCACTTTACATAACACAGGACAGCTTTGGGACAGCGGCAAATGTATCTGGAGATAATGCAATTGCTATTATAGTTGACTGGATTTATCATAAATTTATAAAAAAATAA